From Helicobacter sp. MIT 21-1697, a single genomic window includes:
- a CDS encoding copper ion binding protein — MTTTLSVSGMRCGKCVDKIEKFIGEIEGISLIDVNLEKSQVRVEFNAPATQELISEAILEAGFEIDENNS; from the coding sequence ATGACAACAACCCTATCAGTAAGCGGTATGCGCTGTGGTAAATGCGTAGATAAAATTGAAAAATTCATAGGAGAAATAGAGGGCATAAGCCTTATTGATGTAAATTTAGAAAAAAGCCAAGTTAGAGTAGAGTTTAATGCTCCTGCTACACAAGAGCTTATTTCAGAAGCTATACTTGAGGCGGGATTTGAGATAGATGAGAACAATTCTTGA